From Aquabacter sp. L1I39, the proteins below share one genomic window:
- a CDS encoding amidohydrolase family protein: MARPILISGATILSMDDQVGDLARGDILVEGERIVAVAPRIEVDGAEVVDAAGRIAVPGFVNAHMHTWQTGLRSLAADWTLLEYFRWVHAGLATRFTPDDIGIATLMGAYGQIDAGTTTLVDWCHNNPTPAHTDAAVEALAESGIRAAFFHGSPKPDPKPGEPHFSEVPHPRAEIERLRRETFTGDDGLMTLGLAILGPHYSTLEVARADFRLAREFGLVASMHQGGGPAKTLGGWEQLIAEGLVGPGINVVHGNDLSDALFSTLVDLGVSFSATPENEMTQGHGFPVTGRLLARGAAPSLGVDLESVLAGDMMGVGRIALGMQRSLDNARSRQETGAIPSTSTIRVRQALAWITIEGARMLGLDHRIGSLTPGKQADITLIDASALHLQPVHDPVATVVMQAGRGDVEAVMIAGRFRKRDRVLDAPGLTEKLARLTASGARIVDELGLSRSAA; this comes from the coding sequence ATGGCCCGTCCCATCCTCATTTCCGGCGCCACCATCCTGTCCATGGACGATCAGGTGGGCGACCTCGCCAGAGGCGACATCCTGGTGGAGGGCGAGCGCATCGTCGCGGTCGCGCCACGCATCGAGGTCGATGGCGCGGAGGTGGTGGACGCGGCGGGCCGCATCGCCGTGCCGGGCTTCGTCAATGCCCACATGCACACCTGGCAGACGGGCCTGCGCAGCCTCGCCGCCGACTGGACGCTGCTGGAATATTTCCGCTGGGTGCATGCGGGCCTTGCCACCCGCTTCACGCCCGACGACATCGGCATCGCCACCCTCATGGGCGCCTATGGCCAGATCGATGCCGGCACCACGACGCTGGTGGACTGGTGCCACAACAACCCCACCCCCGCCCATACGGATGCGGCCGTAGAGGCGCTGGCGGAAAGCGGCATTCGTGCCGCCTTCTTCCACGGCTCGCCCAAGCCCGACCCGAAGCCCGGCGAACCCCATTTCTCCGAAGTGCCCCATCCCCGCGCCGAGATCGAGCGGCTGCGCCGGGAGACCTTTACCGGCGATGATGGGCTGATGACCCTGGGCCTTGCCATTCTCGGCCCCCATTATTCCACCTTGGAGGTGGCCCGCGCCGATTTCCGGCTGGCCCGCGAATTCGGCCTCGTCGCCTCCATGCACCAGGGCGGCGGGCCGGCCAAGACGCTGGGCGGCTGGGAGCAGCTCATCGCCGAGGGGCTGGTGGGGCCGGGCATCAATGTGGTGCACGGCAATGATTTGTCGGACGCTTTGTTCTCCACCTTGGTGGATCTCGGCGTTTCCTTCTCGGCGACGCCCGAAAACGAGATGACGCAAGGCCACGGCTTCCCCGTCACCGGCCGCCTGCTGGCGCGGGGCGCGGCGCCGTCCCTCGGTGTCGACCTGGAATCGGTGCTGGCCGGCGACATGATGGGTGTCGGGCGCATCGCGCTCGGCATGCAGCGGTCCTTGGACAATGCCAGGAGCCGCCAGGAGACGGGCGCCATTCCGTCCACTTCCACCATCCGGGTGCGGCAGGCGCTCGCCTGGATCACCATCGAGGGCGCGCGGATGCTGGGGCTCGACCATCGCATCGGCTCGCTCACCCCCGGCAAGCAGGCGGACATCACCCTCATCGATGCCAGCGCCCTCCATCTCCAGCCGGTGCATGACCCGGTGGCGACCGTGGTGATGCAGGCGGGGCGCGGCGATGTGGAGGCGGTGATGATCGCCGGCCGCTTCCGCAAGCGCGACCGGGTGCTCGATGCCCCCGGCCTCACCGAAAAGCTCGCGCGCCTCACCGCCTCGGGGGCGCGCATCGTGGACGAACTCGGCCTTTCGCGGTCGGCAGCTTAG
- a CDS encoding ABC transporter permease encodes MSDLALSPRRGLRLPSVPGVAVALVGLSALFAATSPGFLSGGNISNILVQSVILLLLALPMTLIIMTEGLDLSIGAVLTLSSLVLALIVVSTQSLALGLMGAIGVGLAFGLVNGWLISVVNIPPFVATLGTMGAAQGLALIVSDGQSVVGIPRFVRQVYSGDLFGLIPYPLLIGAGFYALFHVLLYHTRFGTYVCALGGNRDALTLAGVKWRRLLIAVYALGGAMAGVAALLMTARMNAGHPTAAIGMEFDAIAAVALGGTSFERGNGWIFGTLMGVLTVGVLRNGLNLLAVPSSVQVACIGLLVIFALFLDSIRGQKS; translated from the coding sequence ATGAGTGATCTCGCCCTTTCCCCCCGCCGCGGCCTGCGTTTGCCTTCGGTGCCCGGCGTCGCCGTCGCCCTTGTGGGCCTGTCCGCCTTGTTCGCGGCCACGAGCCCCGGTTTCCTGTCCGGCGGCAACATTTCCAACATCCTGGTGCAGTCGGTGATCCTGCTGCTCCTGGCCCTGCCCATGACCCTCATCATCATGACCGAGGGCCTGGACCTGTCCATCGGGGCGGTGCTGACCCTGTCCTCGCTGGTGCTGGCGCTCATCGTGGTGTCCACCCAGTCGCTGGCGCTGGGGCTGATGGGGGCCATCGGCGTCGGCCTCGCCTTCGGGCTCGTGAATGGCTGGCTGATCTCGGTGGTGAACATCCCGCCCTTCGTGGCGACGCTGGGCACCATGGGCGCGGCGCAGGGCCTGGCCCTCATCGTCTCCGACGGGCAGAGCGTGGTGGGCATTCCCCGCTTCGTGCGACAGGTCTATTCGGGTGACCTGTTCGGGCTCATCCCCTATCCGCTCCTGATCGGGGCCGGCTTCTATGCCCTGTTCCACGTCCTGCTCTACCACACCCGCTTCGGCACCTATGTGTGCGCGCTGGGCGGCAACCGGGATGCCCTGACGCTCGCCGGCGTGAAATGGCGGCGCCTTCTCATCGCGGTCTATGCGCTGGGCGGGGCCATGGCCGGGGTGGCGGCGCTGCTCATGACGGCGCGCATGAATGCCGGCCATCCCACCGCCGCCATCGGCATGGAATTCGACGCCATCGCCGCCGTGGCGCTGGGGGGCACCTCCTTCGAGCGGGGCAATGGCTGGATCTTCGGCACCCTCATGGGGGTGCTCACCGTGGGCGTGCTGCGCAACGGGCTGAACCTCTTGGCCGTGCCCTCCTCGGTGCAGGTGGCCTGTATCGGCCTCCTGGTCATCTTCGCCCTCTTCCTCGACAGCATCCGGGGACAAAAGTCATGA
- a CDS encoding ABC transporter permease, with product MSIAGDVSTGAPRLHLSKDMQQLIYRLLAAGLICVVLSVLSDAFFTANNILNVLRQASLLFFLASGLTLVILTGGIDLSVGANIGLSACLAATVIKATGSPVLGTLTGLATGCVVGIFNGLMVAKLRIPSFIATYGMLWVLHGVTYYYMGGETIHGFPPGFRQIGSGYFLGVPIPVYLMVVFLLAGSFFAQRTVWGQQIYAIGANPVAARLTGIPVNKRLVLVYAFSGAMAGVASIVFLARLNSAEGDIGEAMTLPAIAAVLIGGASLFGGVGSVFGTFIGAVILTLVLNGMNLLAVNASWQPLVTGVIVVFAVWLDMIGRRRS from the coding sequence ATGAGCATCGCCGGCGACGTTTCCACGGGCGCCCCGCGCCTGCATCTGTCCAAGGACATGCAGCAGCTCATCTACCGGCTGCTGGCGGCGGGCCTGATCTGCGTGGTGCTGTCCGTCCTCTCGGACGCCTTCTTCACCGCCAACAACATCCTCAACGTGCTGCGGCAGGCGAGCCTGCTGTTCTTCCTCGCCTCCGGCCTCACTTTGGTGATCCTCACCGGCGGCATCGATCTGTCGGTGGGGGCCAATATCGGCCTGTCCGCGTGCTTGGCCGCCACCGTCATCAAGGCCACCGGCTCGCCGGTCCTGGGCACGCTGACGGGGCTCGCCACCGGCTGCGTGGTGGGTATCTTCAACGGCCTGATGGTGGCCAAGCTCCGCATCCCCTCCTTCATCGCCACCTATGGCATGCTGTGGGTGCTGCACGGCGTGACCTATTACTATATGGGCGGCGAGACCATTCACGGCTTCCCGCCCGGCTTCCGCCAGATCGGCTCGGGCTATTTCCTGGGCGTGCCGATCCCGGTCTACCTGATGGTGGTGTTCCTGCTGGCGGGCTCGTTCTTTGCCCAGCGCACCGTCTGGGGCCAGCAGATCTACGCCATCGGCGCCAATCCGGTGGCCGCCCGCCTCACCGGCATCCCGGTGAACAAGCGCCTGGTGCTGGTCTATGCCTTCTCCGGCGCCATGGCGGGCGTCGCCTCCATCGTCTTCCTCGCCCGGCTGAATTCCGCCGAGGGCGACATCGGCGAGGCGATGACGCTGCCCGCCATCGCGGCGGTGCTGATCGGCGGCGCCTCGCTGTTCGGGGGCGTGGGCAGCGTGTTCGGCACCTTCATCGGCGCCGTCATCCTTACCCTGGTGCTCAACGGCATGAACCTCCTCGCGGTCAATGCCAGCTGGCAGCCGCTGGTGACGGGCGTGATCGTGGTCTTCGCCGTGTGGCTCGACATGATCGGCCGCCGGCGCAGTTGA
- a CDS encoding FAD-linked oxidase C-terminal domain-containing protein has translation MTAHVPKDMVLARLADIVGPRASSASGVLADHGRSEAYHPARPPDVVVFPESTAEVQAIVSLCRDLRLPVVPFGAGTSLEGNAAALKGGVCLDMGRMNAVLAVNAEDMDVRVQPGITRKTLNAHLRDTGLFFPIDPGADASIGGMASTRASGTMAVRYGTMKDNVLGLEVVLADGRIIRTAQRARKSAAGYDLTRLFVGAEGTLGVITEVTLKLHPQPEAISSAVCAFPNLEAAVNTAISVIQCGVPVARIELLDAVMMRGMNLHAKLGLPEVPHLFFEFHGSKAYVAEQAETTQALAQEEGGLGFAWATTPEERSRLWHARDNTLYAGLALRPGAKAMITDVCVPISRLAECLVATAADIEESGLVAPVVGHVGDGNFHLLVLLDPDNPQELSRAKAFNDRLVRRAIALEGTSTGEHGIGFGKMDFLPLELGEAVDAMRLVKGALDPLGIMNPGKIFRPAPSSHGETQ, from the coding sequence ATGACTGCCCATGTGCCGAAGGACATGGTCCTGGCACGGCTCGCCGACATTGTCGGGCCGCGCGCCAGCAGCGCCTCCGGCGTGCTGGCCGACCACGGCCGCAGCGAAGCCTATCACCCCGCCCGTCCCCCCGACGTGGTGGTCTTCCCCGAAAGCACCGCCGAGGTGCAGGCCATCGTCAGCCTGTGCCGGGACCTGCGGCTGCCGGTGGTCCCATTCGGCGCCGGCACCTCGCTGGAAGGCAATGCGGCGGCGCTGAAGGGCGGGGTGTGCCTCGACATGGGCCGCATGAACGCCGTCCTGGCGGTGAATGCTGAGGACATGGACGTGCGCGTCCAGCCCGGCATCACCCGCAAGACGCTCAACGCCCATCTGCGCGATACCGGCCTGTTCTTCCCCATCGATCCCGGCGCGGATGCCTCCATCGGCGGCATGGCCTCCACGCGGGCCTCGGGCACCATGGCGGTGCGCTACGGCACCATGAAGGACAATGTGCTGGGCCTGGAAGTGGTGCTGGCCGATGGCCGCATCATCCGCACCGCCCAGCGCGCCCGCAAGTCCGCCGCCGGCTATGACCTCACCCGCCTGTTCGTGGGTGCGGAGGGCACCCTTGGCGTCATCACCGAGGTGACGCTGAAGCTGCATCCCCAGCCGGAGGCCATCTCCTCGGCGGTGTGCGCCTTCCCGAACCTGGAGGCGGCGGTGAACACTGCCATCTCCGTCATCCAGTGCGGCGTGCCGGTGGCGCGCATCGAGTTGCTGGACGCCGTGATGATGCGCGGCATGAACCTGCACGCCAAGCTCGGGCTTCCCGAGGTGCCGCACCTCTTCTTCGAGTTCCACGGCTCGAAGGCCTATGTGGCCGAGCAGGCGGAGACCACGCAGGCGCTGGCGCAGGAGGAGGGGGGCCTCGGCTTTGCCTGGGCCACAACGCCCGAGGAGCGCTCGCGCCTCTGGCATGCCCGCGACAACACGCTTTATGCGGGCCTCGCCTTGCGCCCCGGCGCCAAGGCCATGATCACCGATGTGTGCGTGCCCATTTCGCGCCTGGCCGAATGCCTGGTGGCGACCGCCGCCGACATCGAAGAGAGCGGCCTCGTGGCGCCCGTGGTGGGCCATGTGGGCGACGGCAATTTTCACCTGCTGGTGCTGCTCGATCCCGACAATCCGCAGGAGCTTTCCCGCGCCAAGGCCTTCAATGACCGCCTGGTGCGCCGGGCCATCGCGCTGGAGGGCACCTCAACCGGCGAGCACGGCATCGGCTTCGGCAAGATGGATTTCCTCCCCCTGGAATTGGGGGAGGCGGTGGACGCCATGCGCCTCGTGAAGGGCGCCCTCGATCCCCTCGGCATCATGAACCCCGGAAAGATTTTCCGGCCCGCGCCATCCAGTCACGGAGAAACCCAATGA
- a CDS encoding NAD(P)-dependent oxidoreductase, whose amino-acid sequence MAGTATLGWIGLGKMGLPISTRLAGAGYAIAGHDRDQSRIAAASEGGVTPAATLGDAARHDIVFTSLPDDKVLRALALEGELLSLMRPGALLVETSTVSPGISAEVGEAAEKRGILYLRAPVSGNAAIAHTGNLTCFVSGPEAAFEAFLPVAKDFTRAQKYLGTGEEARYAKLSVNLMIAVSAAMMGESVVLARKGNLAWQDILDVLTNSAVGSPMVHYKAKSLETRDFSSTFSCRQMAKDLDLIVDAGQAAEMSMPLASMTREIYGALIGRGEGEADFISTVRLAEWLAGLEAPDLNKNQGRLR is encoded by the coding sequence ATGGCGGGAACCGCAACGCTCGGCTGGATCGGCCTCGGCAAGATGGGGCTGCCCATCTCCACGCGCCTCGCCGGCGCGGGCTATGCCATTGCCGGCCACGACCGCGACCAGTCGCGCATCGCCGCCGCCTCCGAGGGGGGCGTCACTCCTGCCGCGACGCTGGGGGACGCCGCCCGGCACGACATCGTCTTCACCTCCCTGCCGGACGACAAGGTGCTGCGCGCCTTGGCGCTGGAGGGCGAGCTTTTGTCCCTCATGCGCCCCGGCGCGCTCCTGGTGGAGACCTCAACCGTCAGCCCCGGCATTTCCGCCGAGGTGGGTGAGGCGGCGGAAAAGCGGGGCATCCTCTATCTGCGGGCCCCCGTCTCCGGCAATGCGGCCATCGCCCATACGGGCAACCTGACCTGCTTCGTCTCCGGTCCGGAAGCCGCGTTCGAGGCCTTCCTGCCGGTGGCGAAGGACTTCACCCGCGCCCAGAAATATCTCGGCACGGGAGAAGAGGCCCGCTACGCCAAGCTCTCCGTCAACCTGATGATCGCGGTGTCCGCCGCCATGATGGGCGAGAGCGTGGTGCTGGCTCGCAAGGGGAACTTGGCCTGGCAGGACATATTGGACGTGCTCACCAACAGCGCGGTCGGCTCGCCGATGGTGCACTACAAGGCGAAAAGCCTGGAAACGCGGGACTTTTCCTCCACCTTCTCCTGCCGCCAGATGGCCAAGGACCTCGACCTCATCGTCGATGCCGGCCAGGCGGCGGAAATGTCCATGCCTCTGGCATCCATGACGCGCGAAATCTACGGCGCCCTCATCGGGCGCGGCGAAGGGGAGGCGGACTTCATCTCCACGGTGCGGCTGGCCGAATGGCTCGCCGGCCTGGAGGCGCCCGACCTCAATAAAAACCAAGGGAGGCTCCGTTGA
- a CDS encoding intradiol ring-cleavage dioxygenase, whose protein sequence is MRNFDQFSITDAVRERVAGATDPRIRQISDALVRHLHDFIREVRPTQAEWEQGIAFLTATGHMCSGTRQEFILLSDTLGVSMLVDAINHDHQGKVTESTVLGPFYVEGPPEAPCGTDISGDLAGQPMFASGTVTTPDGTPLANAIVDVWHSDEDGYYDVQHTGEEAGLVARARFRTDAQGRFHFWSIKPAAYPIPHDGPVGKMLEAQGRHPWRPAHVHFMIEAPGFEKLVTHVFVGGDPYLDSDAVFGVKDSLIREFEVSGPGTAPDGRVLDRDWCALHYDFQLNPLSEAASKAA, encoded by the coding sequence TTGAGGAATTTCGACCAGTTTTCCATCACCGACGCCGTGCGGGAACGGGTCGCCGGCGCAACCGATCCCCGCATCCGCCAGATCAGCGATGCGCTCGTCCGCCACCTGCACGACTTCATCCGCGAGGTGCGCCCCACCCAGGCGGAATGGGAGCAGGGCATCGCCTTCCTCACCGCCACCGGCCATATGTGCTCCGGCACCCGGCAGGAATTCATCCTGCTGTCGGACACGCTGGGCGTGTCCATGCTGGTGGATGCCATCAATCATGACCACCAGGGCAAGGTGACGGAAAGCACGGTGCTCGGCCCCTTCTATGTGGAGGGCCCGCCGGAGGCGCCCTGCGGCACCGACATTTCCGGGGACCTTGCCGGCCAGCCCATGTTTGCCAGCGGCACGGTGACGACGCCGGACGGCACCCCGCTCGCCAATGCCATCGTGGATGTCTGGCACTCCGACGAGGACGGCTATTACGACGTGCAGCATACGGGGGAAGAGGCCGGTCTCGTCGCCCGTGCCCGCTTCCGCACCGATGCGCAGGGCCGGTTCCATTTCTGGTCCATCAAGCCGGCCGCCTATCCCATTCCCCATGACGGCCCGGTGGGCAAGATGCTGGAGGCACAGGGGCGCCATCCCTGGCGGCCGGCCCATGTGCACTTCATGATCGAGGCGCCCGGCTTCGAGAAGCTGGTCACCCATGTGTTCGTCGGCGGCGACCCCTATCTGGACTCCGATGCGGTGTTCGGGGTGAAGGATTCCCTCATCCGGGAGTTCGAGGTGTCCGGCCCCGGCACGGCGCCCGATGGCCGGGTGCTCGATCGCGACTGGTGCGCGCTCCATTACGATTTCCAGCTCAATCCCTTGTCCGAGGCGGCCTCGAAGGCCGCCTGA
- a CDS encoding sugar ABC transporter ATP-binding protein gives METTPRLQPSAPPAEKGPPLLELRGVSKTFPGVKALDDVSFAVWPGEVHMLLGENGAGKSSLMKVLCGAYRADAGEYFHKGEKVEIRKPADARALGIAVIFQEFSLVPYLDVAQNIFLGREFPSRIPGLLDRRRLYAEAQKVLDLIGLEIDPRTKVHTLGVAQQQMVEIAKALSQNARILVMDEPTAALSDRETERLFAVMRQLQEKGVAIVYISHRMAEVFALGDRITVLRDGKLVGRAMPGETSPDELVRMMVGRNVDMSYPRRFATEEGPVVLEVSGLAAKSGIADINLKVRAGEIVGLCGLVGSGRTEVARAIFGADEVTAGEIRIFGEKKTGGPDASARIGVGLIPESRKTEGLALIRSVADNLAVAGLPKLFPNMLFSPGKARRTADEVIGRLRIATPSANQNVALLSGGNQQKVVIGKWLAAGTRLFIFDEPTRGIDVGAKSEIFALIDQLVAEGAAVLMISSEQAEIVHVCDRAYVMRGKRIVGELARADLSEENIVRMGMHDE, from the coding sequence ATGGAGACGACGCCTCGCTTGCAACCTTCGGCGCCGCCTGCCGAAAAGGGCCCGCCGCTGCTGGAATTGCGGGGCGTGTCCAAGACCTTTCCCGGCGTGAAGGCGCTGGACGACGTGTCCTTCGCCGTTTGGCCCGGCGAGGTGCATATGCTCCTCGGCGAGAACGGCGCCGGCAAGTCCTCGCTGATGAAGGTGCTGTGCGGCGCCTATCGGGCGGATGCAGGCGAATATTTCCACAAGGGCGAGAAGGTGGAGATCCGCAAGCCGGCCGATGCGCGGGCGCTGGGCATCGCCGTCATCTTCCAGGAATTCTCGCTGGTGCCCTATCTGGACGTGGCGCAGAATATTTTCCTGGGCCGGGAATTTCCCTCCCGCATCCCCGGCCTGCTGGACCGGCGGCGCCTCTATGCCGAGGCGCAGAAGGTGCTGGACCTGATCGGGCTGGAGATCGATCCCCGCACCAAGGTGCATACGCTGGGCGTCGCCCAGCAGCAGATGGTGGAGATCGCCAAGGCGCTGTCCCAGAATGCCCGCATCCTGGTGATGGACGAGCCCACCGCCGCCCTTTCCGACCGCGAGACCGAGCGGCTGTTCGCGGTGATGCGGCAGTTGCAGGAGAAGGGCGTCGCCATCGTCTACATCTCCCACCGCATGGCGGAGGTGTTCGCTCTGGGCGACCGCATCACCGTGCTGCGCGACGGCAAGCTGGTGGGCCGGGCCATGCCCGGCGAGACCAGCCCCGACGAATTGGTGCGCATGATGGTCGGCCGCAATGTGGACATGTCCTATCCGCGCCGCTTCGCCACGGAAGAGGGGCCGGTGGTGCTGGAAGTCTCCGGCCTTGCGGCCAAGTCCGGCATCGCCGACATCAATCTGAAGGTGCGCGCCGGCGAGATCGTGGGCCTGTGCGGCCTCGTTGGCTCCGGCCGCACGGAGGTCGCCCGCGCCATCTTCGGCGCCGACGAGGTGACCGCCGGCGAGATCCGCATCTTCGGCGAGAAGAAGACCGGTGGCCCGGATGCCTCCGCCCGCATCGGCGTGGGCCTCATCCCGGAAAGCCGCAAGACGGAAGGCCTCGCGCTCATCCGCTCGGTGGCCGACAACCTCGCCGTGGCGGGCCTGCCCAAGCTCTTCCCCAACATGCTGTTCTCGCCCGGTAAGGCGCGGCGCACGGCGGACGAGGTGATTGGGCGCCTGCGCATCGCCACCCCCTCCGCCAACCAGAATGTGGCGCTGCTCTCGGGCGGCAACCAGCAGAAGGTGGTGATCGGCAAGTGGCTCGCCGCCGGCACCCGCCTCTTCATCTTCGACGAGCCCACCCGCGGCATCGACGTGGGCGCCAAGTCGGAAATCTTCGCTCTCATCGACCAATTGGTGGCCGAGGGCGCGGCGGTTCTCATGATCTCGTCCGAGCAGGCCGAGATCGTCCATGTGTGCGACCGGGCCTATGTGATGCGCGGGAAGCGCATCGTGGGCGAATTGGCGCGCGCCGACCTCTCCGAGGAAAACATCGTCCGAATGGGGATGCACGATGAGTGA
- a CDS encoding ketopantoate reductase family protein, producing the protein MTAKSSYSPRIAVLGTGAQGASAGADFARAGYDVTFIEQWPAHVEAIRANGITVNFPTRTINVKVPALHLCQVAEVKGKFDLVFIITKAYDTKWACQLIEPYLADDGLVVGLQNGMTHTAIAEVVGEDRCIGGVIEMASNMWEPGVTNRENDHETAWFALGALTAKTQPRVEDVANVLRTTGRVEVTQDIKSFKWMKLVVNAAELIPSSILNLPLADAARLPGMLQVMRTAGYEAMEAAIADGATVTPIIGLPPITSNDPDRYVDKILDEVLTTFSTPTTLVTSLQDWRKGRRAEVYDINGHVIDILAKSGRPAPVNARIVEMALAIEAGTLEPRPENAAALMAS; encoded by the coding sequence ATGACCGCCAAATCCAGTTACAGCCCGCGCATCGCGGTCCTGGGCACCGGCGCGCAGGGCGCCTCCGCCGGCGCCGATTTTGCCCGCGCGGGATATGACGTGACCTTCATCGAGCAATGGCCCGCCCATGTGGAGGCCATCCGCGCCAATGGCATCACCGTCAATTTCCCCACCCGCACCATCAATGTGAAGGTGCCGGCGCTCCATCTGTGCCAGGTGGCCGAGGTGAAGGGGAAGTTCGACCTCGTCTTCATCATCACCAAGGCCTACGACACCAAGTGGGCGTGCCAGCTGATCGAGCCCTACCTCGCCGATGACGGCCTGGTGGTGGGCCTCCAGAATGGCATGACCCACACCGCCATCGCCGAGGTGGTGGGCGAGGATCGCTGCATCGGAGGCGTCATCGAGATGGCCTCCAACATGTGGGAGCCCGGCGTCACCAACCGGGAGAACGACCACGAGACCGCCTGGTTCGCGCTGGGCGCCCTCACCGCCAAGACGCAGCCGCGCGTGGAGGACGTGGCCAATGTGCTGCGCACCACCGGACGGGTGGAGGTGACGCAGGACATCAAGTCCTTCAAATGGATGAAGCTGGTGGTGAATGCCGCCGAGCTGATCCCGTCCTCCATTCTCAACCTGCCCCTCGCCGACGCAGCGCGCCTGCCCGGCATGCTGCAGGTGATGCGCACCGCCGGCTACGAGGCCATGGAAGCCGCCATTGCCGACGGCGCCACCGTGACGCCCATCATCGGCCTGCCGCCCATCACCTCCAACGATCCGGACCGCTACGTGGACAAGATCCTCGATGAGGTGCTGACCACCTTCTCCACCCCCACCACGCTCGTCACCTCCCTCCAGGACTGGCGCAAGGGGCGGCGGGCGGAAGTCTATGACATCAATGGCCACGTCATCGACATCCTCGCCAAGTCCGGTCGCCCGGCGCCGGTGA
- a CDS encoding sugar ABC transporter substrate-binding protein produces MKKAAFVAALLPLAFAATAARADGETVALFTKNQTNPYFQAVRVGSEMAAKSMNAKVVNYIPTKPDSIPEQLSQVEDVIVKKPSGIVFIPVDYKAMVPGVEEINKAQIPVVNITDRLAGGKSLTFIGADDYSLGKETARYLLTQLGGKGNVVILEGVKGAISSIDRVRGFNDAIKEFKDVKLVASQPANFQRLQALQVMENVMQSNPQIDGVLAANDAMAIGAIEALDGANRKAKVTGVNATKEAIDAIKAGKMLASGDYDGFIQGCLGTMALLRSLRNEPIVTEIILQPKVVNATNYQPYDVVLENRTCPTWEQGVALGAKKN; encoded by the coding sequence ATGAAAAAAGCCGCCTTCGTCGCCGCCCTCCTGCCGCTTGCCTTCGCCGCCACCGCGGCGCGGGCGGACGGTGAGACCGTGGCCCTCTTCACCAAGAACCAGACCAATCCGTATTTCCAGGCCGTGCGCGTCGGCTCCGAAATGGCCGCCAAGTCCATGAATGCCAAGGTGGTGAACTACATTCCCACCAAGCCGGACAGCATTCCCGAGCAGCTGAGCCAGGTGGAAGACGTCATCGTCAAGAAGCCGTCCGGCATCGTCTTCATCCCCGTGGACTACAAGGCCATGGTGCCGGGGGTGGAAGAGATCAACAAGGCGCAGATCCCGGTGGTAAACATCACCGACCGCCTCGCGGGTGGCAAGTCTCTCACCTTCATCGGGGCGGACGATTACAGCCTGGGCAAGGAGACCGCCCGCTATCTGCTCACCCAACTGGGCGGCAAGGGCAATGTGGTGATCCTTGAGGGCGTGAAGGGCGCCATCTCCTCCATCGATCGTGTGCGCGGCTTCAATGACGCCATCAAGGAGTTCAAGGACGTGAAGCTGGTGGCGAGCCAGCCCGCCAATTTCCAGCGTTTGCAGGCGCTCCAGGTGATGGAGAATGTCATGCAGTCCAATCCGCAGATCGACGGCGTGCTGGCGGCCAACGATGCCATGGCCATCGGCGCCATCGAGGCGCTGGACGGCGCCAATCGCAAGGCCAAGGTGACGGGCGTCAACGCCACCAAGGAAGCCATCGACGCCATCAAGGCCGGCAAGATGCTGGCGTCGGGCGACTATGACGGCTTCATCCAGGGGTGCCTCGGCACCATGGCGCTGCTGCGCTCGCTGCGCAACGAGCCCATCGTCACCGAGATCATCCTCCAGCCCAAGGTGGTGAATGCCACCAACTACCAGCCCTATGACGTGGTGCTGGAAAACCGCACCTGCCCCACCTGGGAACAGGGCGTGGCGTTGGGCGCCAAGAAGAACTGA